In the genome of Doryrhamphus excisus isolate RoL2022-K1 chromosome 11, RoL_Dexc_1.0, whole genome shotgun sequence, one region contains:
- the ndufa2 gene encoding NADH dehydrogenase [ubiquinone] 1 alpha subcomplex subunit 2, producing the protein MAAAIVRSVGSALGKNLREIRIHLCQTSAASKGTRDFVGQHYVDLKQANPDFPILVRECSGVEARLWARYDFGKERSISLDNMSADQVAKSLQTLLA; encoded by the exons ATGGCAGCTGCTATAGTGCGAAGTGTAGGCTCCGCTTTAGGTAAAAACCTCAGAGAAATTCGAATCCACCTCTGCCAGACATCTGCGGCCAGCAAGGGGACGAG agACTTTGTGGGGCAGCATTATGTGGACCTGAAGCAAGCCAACCCAGACTTCCCCATTCTGGTCCGAGAATGTTCGGGTGTGGAGGCCCGTCTGTGGGCCCGCTACG ATTTTGGGAAGGAGCGCAGCATCTCCCTCGACAACATGTCTGCCGATCAAGTGGCCAAAAGTCTGCAGACGCTGCTTGCTTaa